The window AACGTATGGCTGGAAGGCTTTACATCGCCCTGATGGTAGCCTGATGCTCATGGACTGGCATAAAAGAAAGCTGTTTACCTATCATTACACAGATGACTTTGTGCGTTTAATGCTAAGTGATTATGGTCGGAATGATTTACAACTAATTCCACTTTTGTGCATTGGTTTATATTTGCTGCCCATCTGGCACAGCGCTAATGATACTGGCTTGCTTACTTTTAAGCTGTAGCATACAAAATACTGTTTTTATGCGTTAAAAGAATTAGGCTTGACCAAGGGTAATCTAATGGGGCTTGGATTTGCAACAAAAAAGTGGGCAAAAGATTAAGCAGCTAAAGGTTTAGATTTTAGTAGTTGCTCCATTTGTGCAGGTGTACGATATCCCAGGCTGGAATGT of the Flammeovirgaceae bacterium 311 genome contains:
- a CDS encoding transposase-like protein (COG2801 Transposase and inactivated derivatives), which produces MNQKAAAMEIFEFIEIWYNRTRLHSSLGYRTPAQMEQLLKSKPLAA